One stretch of Riemerella columbina DNA includes these proteins:
- a CDS encoding DUF4141 domain-containing protein: protein MKRFIISTLAVLGIGTSVSVNAQWVVSDPGNLAQSIVNTAQEIVQTSSTATNTLKNFKEVEKVYKQGKKYYDALKQVKAIVKDARKVRETVLMVGDISEIYVTNFKKMTQDPNFSPDELEAIAFGYSQLLEESSGLLNDLKKIINATSLSMNDKERMDIIDQVYKEVKEYHSLIRYYTKKNISVSYLRAKKKNETKRVLDLYGTESRYW, encoded by the coding sequence ATGAAACGATTTATTATTAGCACATTAGCCGTTTTAGGAATCGGCACCAGTGTATCGGTAAATGCCCAATGGGTGGTAAGCGACCCTGGGAACTTAGCTCAAAGTATTGTGAACACAGCTCAAGAAATCGTACAGACTTCTTCAACCGCTACCAATACCCTTAAAAACTTCAAGGAAGTAGAAAAAGTGTACAAGCAAGGAAAGAAATACTACGATGCCTTAAAGCAAGTAAAAGCCATTGTGAAAGACGCACGAAAGGTTAGAGAAACCGTCTTAATGGTCGGCGATATTTCCGAAATCTATGTAACCAACTTTAAAAAGATGACCCAAGACCCCAATTTTAGTCCTGATGAATTAGAAGCCATTGCTTTTGGGTATTCTCAATTATTGGAAGAGAGTTCAGGCTTACTAAATGATTTAAAGAAAATCATCAATGCCACTTCGCTTTCTATGAATGATAAAGAGCGAATGGATATTATTGACCAAGTCTATAAAGAAGTCAAGGAATATCATAGCCTTATTCGTTATTACACGAAAAAAAACATATCGGTAAGTTATCTAAGAGCAAAAAAGAAAAATGAAACCAAACGCGTATTGGATTTATACGGAACAGAATCTAGGTATTGGTAA
- a CDS encoding DUF4133 domain-containing protein, with translation MERKKKNFAINKGIGRTVEFKGLKAQYLFIFAGGLLGVLLLTMILYIVGVSPYITIGLGVLLAGLVIWQTFSLNRKYGEHGLMKIAANRRHPKFLIHRKAVHRFIQPTNSHTHEK, from the coding sequence ATGGAAAGAAAGAAAAAGAATTTTGCCATCAATAAAGGCATCGGCAGAACGGTAGAGTTCAAAGGACTCAAAGCTCAATATCTGTTTATTTTCGCAGGTGGTTTATTGGGTGTCCTGCTACTTACGATGATACTCTATATCGTGGGCGTAAGTCCTTACATTACCATTGGTCTCGGTGTCCTATTGGCGGGGTTAGTCATCTGGCAGACTTTTTCGCTGAACCGAAAATATGGCGAACACGGCTTAATGAAAATAGCCGCCAATAGAAGACATCCTAAATTCCTTATCCACCGAAAGGCTGTCCATCGATTTATCCAACCTACTAATTCCCATACCCATGAGAAATAA
- the traJ gene encoding conjugative transposon protein TraJ, translating into MDFTNLHEMLRNLYDEMMPLASQMSSVARGIAGLGALFYIAMRVWQSLARAEPIDVYPMLRPFAIGLAIMFFPTIVLGTLNTVLSPIVTGTHSILEGQTLNLNELQEQKDKLEQEAMRRNPETSYLVDDEEFDKKLEELGWSPKDLATTGAMYAERSMYKLGQQIKNMFRELLEILFQAAALVIDTIRTFFLVVLSILGPIAFAFSVWDGFQSTMSQWFTRYISVYLWLPISDLFSALLAKMQTLILANDIEQLSDPNFIPDTSNTVYIIFMIIGIVGYFTIPSVAGWVVQAGGMGNLGRNINQTAQKAGNIASAGAGAAAGYVAGKLFNRGGGDDHDKNTEGNLET; encoded by the coding sequence ATTGATTTTACCAACCTACACGAGATGCTTCGCAATCTCTATGATGAGATGATGCCATTGGCTTCTCAGATGAGTTCCGTGGCTCGTGGGATTGCTGGACTAGGTGCTTTATTTTATATCGCTATGCGTGTCTGGCAATCCTTAGCACGAGCGGAACCTATTGATGTTTATCCGATGCTTCGCCCTTTTGCCATTGGACTAGCCATTATGTTTTTCCCGACCATTGTATTGGGAACTCTCAATACAGTTTTAAGCCCTATCGTAACGGGAACCCATAGCATATTGGAAGGGCAAACTTTAAACCTAAACGAGCTACAAGAGCAAAAAGATAAGCTGGAGCAAGAAGCCATGCGCCGAAATCCTGAAACCTCTTACCTAGTCGATGACGAAGAGTTTGATAAAAAGTTAGAAGAATTAGGCTGGTCGCCCAAGGATTTAGCTACTACGGGAGCCATGTATGCTGAAAGAAGTATGTATAAATTAGGCCAGCAAATAAAAAATATGTTCCGAGAATTATTAGAAATTCTTTTTCAAGCCGCTGCTTTAGTGATTGATACGATACGCACCTTTTTTCTGGTCGTCCTTTCTATCCTCGGACCGATCGCCTTTGCTTTTTCCGTTTGGGATGGGTTTCAATCCACCATGAGCCAATGGTTTACAAGATATATCAGTGTTTATTTATGGTTACCTATATCAGACTTATTCAGTGCCTTGCTTGCTAAAATGCAAACCTTAATACTTGCTAATGATATTGAGCAATTATCCGACCCCAATTTTATTCCTGACACTTCGAATACTGTTTATATCATTTTTATGATTATCGGTATCGTAGGATATTTCACCATTCCATCAGTAGCTGGTTGGGTGGTTCAAGCGGGAGGTATGGGCAACTTGGGGAGAAATATCAACCAAACGGCGCAAAAAGCTGGAAACATTGCCTCCGCAGGGGCTGGAGCCGCCGCAGGATATGTCGCAGGAAAACTCTTTAACAGAGGAGGAGGCGATGATCACGATAAAAATACAGAGGGGAATTTAGAAACCTAA
- the traK gene encoding conjugative transposon protein TraK, whose protein sequence is MEFKILRNIETGFKQIRMYAIIFAGMCLIITLFSIGYAYYFMEQQRKKIYVLDNGKSLILALSQDAKQNRPVEAREHIRRFHEFFFNIAPDKAAIESNMKRAFFLADKTAFNYYNDLAEKGYYNRIISGNIRQRIQVDSIVCDFDHYPYQVQTYAKQYITRASNITERKLVTACQLVNSVRSDNNPQGFIMEQFRVIKKEDVQTVER, encoded by the coding sequence ATGGAATTTAAAATTTTAAGAAACATTGAAACAGGATTTAAACAAATCCGAATGTATGCGATTATTTTTGCCGGTATGTGTTTAATCATCACGCTTTTCTCCATTGGTTACGCCTATTATTTTATGGAACAACAACGGAAGAAAATCTATGTTCTGGATAACGGGAAATCTCTCATTTTAGCCCTTTCACAAGATGCTAAGCAAAACCGCCCCGTAGAAGCCCGTGAGCATATTAGAAGATTTCACGAGTTCTTTTTCAATATCGCACCCGATAAAGCCGCTATTGAAAGCAATATGAAAAGAGCCTTTTTCTTAGCCGACAAAACCGCTTTCAACTATTACAATGATTTAGCCGAAAAAGGCTATTACAACCGTATTATCTCCGGGAATATCCGACAAAGAATACAAGTGGACAGTATTGTCTGTGATTTTGACCATTACCCTTATCAGGTACAGACTTATGCCAAGCAATACATCACTCGAGCCAGTAATATAACCGAGAGAAAATTAGTAACCGCTTGTCAATTGGTTAATTCTGTTCGTTCGGATAATAATCCCCAAGGCTTTATCATGGAGCAATTTCGAGTTATAAAAAAAGAAGATGTGCAAACCGTCGAACGCTAA
- a CDS encoding TraG family conjugative transposon ATPase, whose protein sequence is MRNKSKTATLESKFPLLAIEEACVLSKEADISIGFEIALPELFTISSNDYDNLHSIWHKAIKVLPDYCIVHKQDWFTKENYEPNIQKENLSFLTRSYERHFNERPFLNHRCYLFITQTTEKRMQTQSNFSSLCKGHFLPKQVTQKEHFTRFLEAVAQFERILNDSGFLKLTRLTEKDYIGDKNSKGLWERYFSLTPDTHQSLQDICLSAEEMRIGNQRLCLHTLSDTEDLPAKVSPDSRYEGLSTDRSDCRLSFASPVGLLLSCNHIYNQYLFIDNSEKNLQRFEKSARNMHSLARYSRANQINKQWIDNYLNQAHSFGLTSIRAHFNVMAWSDNPQELRKIKNDCGSALAAMECKPHHNTVDVATLYWAGIPGNAADFPSEESFYTFIEPALCFFTQETNYHSSPSPFGIKMSDRLTGKPIHLDISDFPMKKGIITNRNKFVLGPSGSGKSFFTNHMVRQYYEQGTHVLMVDTGNSYQGICELINAKTKGTDGVYFTYTEDNPIAFNPFYTDDNVFDIEKRESIKTLIMTLWKREDEPARRSEEVALSNAVNLYIQYIKDAPEHQPCFNGFYEFVKKDYRLVLEKKNVREKDFDLMNFLNVLEPYYKGGEYDYLLNSDKEMDLLNKRFIVFEIDAIKDHPILFPVVTIIIMEVFINKMRRLQGIRKMILIEESWKAIAKEGMAEYIKYLFKTVRKYFGEAVIVTQEVDDIIHSPIVKESIINNSDCKILLDQRKYMNKFEDIQRMLGLTEKEKSQILSINQNNAPNRLYKEVWIGLGGTHSAVYATEVSPEEYLAYTTEESEKYELMQLTKKLDGNLELAIRQKAQERREELY, encoded by the coding sequence ATGAGAAATAAATCCAAAACAGCAACATTGGAGAGTAAATTTCCTTTGTTAGCCATTGAAGAGGCTTGTGTGCTATCCAAAGAAGCCGATATTAGTATCGGCTTTGAGATAGCCCTCCCAGAATTATTTACAATTTCTTCTAATGATTACGACAATCTACACTCAATATGGCATAAAGCCATCAAAGTATTACCTGATTATTGCATTGTCCATAAACAAGACTGGTTTACCAAAGAAAACTACGAACCTAATATTCAAAAAGAAAATCTAAGTTTTTTGACGCGTTCATACGAAAGACATTTTAATGAACGCCCTTTTCTAAATCATCGTTGCTATCTATTCATAACACAAACCACAGAAAAGAGAATGCAAACCCAAAGTAACTTTTCCTCTCTTTGCAAAGGGCATTTTCTTCCAAAACAAGTAACTCAAAAGGAACATTTCACTCGCTTTTTAGAAGCCGTTGCACAATTTGAACGCATCTTGAATGATAGTGGATTTCTAAAACTCACTCGATTGACCGAAAAAGACTACATCGGCGATAAAAACTCCAAAGGCTTATGGGAACGCTATTTTAGTTTAACCCCAGACACCCATCAAAGTTTACAAGACATTTGTCTATCGGCAGAAGAGATGCGTATCGGTAATCAACGCCTATGTTTACACACCTTATCCGATACAGAAGATTTACCCGCCAAAGTATCCCCTGATAGTCGCTACGAAGGCTTATCAACTGATAGAAGCGACTGCCGGCTGTCTTTTGCCAGTCCAGTCGGTTTGTTATTGAGTTGCAACCATATTTATAATCAATACCTTTTTATTGATAATTCAGAAAAGAATTTACAACGATTTGAGAAATCCGCTCGGAACATGCACTCCTTAGCTCGGTATAGCCGTGCCAATCAAATCAATAAGCAATGGATTGATAATTATCTCAATCAAGCCCATTCTTTTGGTTTAACCTCTATTCGAGCGCATTTTAATGTCATGGCGTGGTCGGATAATCCACAGGAACTCCGCAAGATCAAAAATGATTGCGGTAGTGCTTTAGCTGCTATGGAATGTAAACCCCATCATAATACGGTTGATGTTGCCACTTTGTATTGGGCGGGTATTCCTGGAAATGCTGCGGATTTTCCGAGTGAGGAAAGTTTTTATACTTTTATTGAACCCGCACTGTGTTTCTTTACACAAGAAACGAATTACCATAGTTCGCCTAGTCCATTTGGCATCAAAATGTCGGATAGACTTACGGGTAAACCTATCCATTTGGACATCTCGGATTTTCCGATGAAAAAAGGAATTATTACCAACCGAAACAAATTTGTTCTCGGTCCTTCAGGAAGTGGTAAGTCCTTTTTTACCAATCATATGGTACGCCAGTATTACGAGCAAGGCACACACGTATTGATGGTAGATACAGGAAATTCTTACCAAGGTATTTGTGAACTGATTAACGCTAAAACCAAAGGTACAGACGGCGTGTATTTTACATATACCGAAGACAATCCGATTGCTTTTAATCCTTTTTATACGGACGATAATGTATTCGATATAGAAAAAAGGGAAAGTATCAAAACCCTCATTATGACCCTTTGGAAACGCGAAGACGAACCCGCAAGGCGTTCAGAAGAAGTAGCACTATCTAATGCGGTTAATCTCTATATCCAATACATCAAAGATGCCCCAGAGCATCAACCTTGCTTCAATGGTTTTTATGAGTTTGTAAAAAAAGATTATCGACTAGTCTTAGAAAAAAAGAATGTCCGAGAAAAGGATTTTGACTTGATGAACTTTTTGAATGTTTTAGAACCGTATTACAAAGGTGGCGAGTACGACTATCTTTTAAATTCGGACAAAGAAATGGATTTGCTCAATAAACGATTTATCGTTTTTGAAATTGATGCCATTAAAGACCACCCGATATTGTTTCCTGTCGTTACCATTATCATTATGGAAGTCTTTATCAATAAAATGCGAAGACTCCAAGGCATTCGCAAAATGATATTGATTGAAGAGTCTTGGAAAGCCATTGCCAAAGAGGGAATGGCAGAGTATATTAAGTATCTGTTTAAAACCGTTCGTAAATACTTTGGTGAAGCCGTAATTGTAACGCAAGAAGTGGACGATATTATTCACTCTCCGATTGTCAAAGAAAGTATCATCAATAACTCGGATTGTAAGATACTACTCGACCAAAGAAAGTATATGAACAAGTTTGAGGATATTCAAAGAATGCTCGGACTTACGGAAAAAGAAAAATCTCAAATTCTTTCGATTAATCAAAATAACGCCCCCAACCGATTGTATAAAGAAGTGTGGATAGGCTTAGGCGGTACGCATTCGGCGGTCTACGCCACGGAGGTAAGCCCCGAAGAATATTTAGCCTATACGACCGAAGAGTCCGAGAAATACGAACTCATGCAATTGACTAAAAAACTTGATGGCAACTTAGAGTTGGCCATTCGCCAAAAGGCACAAGAGAGACGAGAAGAACTTTATTAA